A stretch of the Alnus glutinosa chromosome 6, dhAlnGlut1.1, whole genome shotgun sequence genome encodes the following:
- the LOC133870632 gene encoding putative UPF0481 protein At3g02645 has protein sequence MEHYKLTSAKRLQKNLQPIKFCHLVNHIAESDSTLRACYHRFLEFDQETLAWIFAIDTSFLLEYLQTYSAKTEGSLMRISSKMAHLIDHTRRKTAHHAILRDIIMLENQIPLFLLREVHSFYLLHEDHDQALATMLMGFCKDLSPIKYINYQHFREECFERAHLLDLLYHMVAPKLQLVPDCEQEEPKADEEIGWFKKALKSFLAALLYINLAPLRLLSKLFKSKAVMLLVTLPFTIISYVFHLKNKGDINSLISSAGSMAEEVESASHEMKDESPLVEEISIPSVTQLHKIGVKFHPTKGGLGSINFDKSCGTFYLPVIQLDDNSEVVLRNLVAYEACISPEEDVRILREAGIILNRLKSDKEVAALWNGMTKSVRVTKVPILDKAIKGANTYYSESWKARINVIMKKYICGSWPYLTFLAANMLILLSALETACSVYSCSKWVAAAL, from the exons ATGGAGCACTACAAGCTCACTTCTGCTAAGAGACTGCAAAAGAACCTCCAACCCATCAAATTCTGCCACTTGGTCAACCATATTGCGGAAAGTGATAGCACTCTCCGCGCTTGCTACCACCGCTTCTTGGAGTTCGACCAGGAAACACTCGCATGGATATTTGCCATCGATACTTCATTCTTGTTGGAGTATCTTCAAACCTACTCTGCCAAAACGGAAGGTTCGCTTATGCGAATCTCTTCTAAGATGGCACATCTGATCGACCATACAAGAAGGAAAACCGCACACCACGCGATCCTCAGGGATATTATAATGCTGGAAAACCAAATCCCTCTCTTTTTGCTCAGAGAAGTCCACAGTTTTTATCTGTTGCATGAAGATCATGACCAAGCATTAGCCACAATGCTGATGGGTTTCTGCAAAGATCTATCACCCATCAAGTACATTAATTACCAACATTTTAGAGAAGAATGTTTCGAGAGAGCTCATTTGCTAGACCTTCTCTACCACATGGTTGCACCAAAGCTGCAACTTGTACCTGATTGTGAGCAGGAGGAGCCGAAAGCGGACGAAGAGATTGGCTGGTTTAAAAAGGCCTTGAAATCATTCTTGGCAGCACTACTTTACATTAACTTGGCACCGCTCCGCCTTCTCAGTAAACTGTTCAAATCAAAGGCGGTCATGCTTTTAGTTACACTACCATTTACAATCATCTCATATGTTTTTCATCTTAAAAACAAAGGTGATATAAACAGTCTCATATCATCGGCAGGGAGTATGGCCGAAGAGGTGGAAAGTGCATCTCATGAGATGAAAGACGAAAGTCCTTTGGTCGAAGAGATTTCAATCCCAAGTGTGACACAACTCCATAAAATTGGTGTCAAATTTCATCCAACAAAGGGTGGCTTGGGATCTATCAATTTCGACAAGTCTTGTGGTACATTTTACCTTCCGGTTATTCAGTTGGATGATAACTCGGAAGTTGTGCTGAGGAACCTCGTGGCCTATGAGGCATGTATTTCTCCGGAG GAAGATGTAAGAATTCTTCGAGAGGCAGGGATCATCTTGAATCGCCTCAAAAGCGATAAAGAAGTGGCAGCGCTCTGGAATGGCATGACGAAGTCTGTGAGGGTAACGAAAGTTCCAATTCTCGACAAGGCCATTAAAGGTGCAAATACTTATTATTCGGAGAGTTGGAAGGCCAGGATTAATGTGATCatgaaaaagtatatatgtGGTTCATGGCCATACCTTACGTTTTTAGCTGCTAACATGTTGATATTGTTATCTGCCCTGGAGACTGCTTGTTCTGTGTACAGTTGCTCCAAATGGGTGGCGGCCGCTTTATGA